Proteins found in one Salvelinus alpinus chromosome 11, SLU_Salpinus.1, whole genome shotgun sequence genomic segment:
- the LOC139534136 gene encoding uncharacterized protein: MDVRVQANPNLHFGVNGGHDVANRNSRSRPFEDKTLQFLSQEEQDCILFFEETIDSLLTAPAVDELDGPGPPILASAPSPVPPRSALDRPTSTKDQDIIDLVRPAQPDQVNPIQAPFKSSMPDFTQNMVMNNPERHFDNKPRREVMENFPTECNLPLPGKDHAPYVHALYQPVGSVPTPVVIAQKIAEHQGSGGNTNILSSSLLSNHHRNLDLENIERPPTSPDYPIKQGPTTSAKPNHYPVNISMIMGSNQHHSDSLASVNLQDRKSQMLANLSGTSHPLEAEELHGLQKVQVNLPIRSVSFRDPTPNKSRMEALSKLGLSRNRSPSGDFSLIITPNSSTNTKPAAAPIPVATPTPVPTPTPTLTPVSKPGVARQASPLPPVTVNTNSSHASIHDNKLASPPPEVSSKDFNSYGGKTIVVNPSKAAAAAPSTSSHGSKAHPVTSHSDFNPYGGKTKVMKPAPVTTTRADPPQPDIQNRAIPPPASTSARVMPPPASNFTSARVMPPPASNFTPARVMPPPVSTPTPAREMPPPTSNFTPARVMPPPVFNSTPARVMPPPTSTSIPTKVETMPYEVNSYGGKTRMVTPSHTTPSPITTPDILAHTLVRSPSKASSPVPSQAPRPFRYSTPPSSNRMVASPPEPRPKSAVSKPSFRSQGITVQFSGRGATDESRRDALRKLGLLKDTF, from the exons GAGGATAAGACGCTTCAGTTCTTAAGCCAGGAGGAGCAGGATTGTATCCTGTTCTTTGAGGAGACCATCGACTCCCTTCTGACTGCCCCAGCAGTAGATGAGCTTGATGGACCAGGACCCCCCATCCTGGCATCCGCCCCCAGCCCCGTACCACCCCGCTCAGCCTTGGACAGACCCACCAGCACTAAGGACCAGGACATCATAGACCTGGTTCGCCCAGCACAGCCTGATCAAGTCAACCCCATACAGGCACCGTTCAAGTCTTCCATGCCAG ATTTCACCCAGAATATGGTAATGAACAACCCTGAGAGGCATTTTGATAACAAACCGAGGCGCGAGGTGATGGAAAACTTCCCTACAGAGTGCAACCTGCCCCTTCCTGGAAAAGACCATGCCCCCTATGTCCACGCCCTGTACCAGCCTGTAGGCTCCGTTCCTACCCCCGTCGTCATCGCCCAGAAGATCGCCGAGCACCAGGGGAGCGGGGGGAACACcaacatcctctcctcctccctcctgtccaaCCACCATAGGAACCTTGATTTAGAGAACATAGAGAGACCACCCACCTCCCCAGATTATCCAATCAAACAGGGCCCGACCACCTCAGCCAAGCCCAACCATTACCCCGTCAACATCAGCATGATAATGGGCAGCAACCAGCACCACAGCGATTCGCTGGCCAGTGTGAACCTCCAGGACAGGAAGTCTCAGATGCTGGCTAACCTATCAGGGACGTCCCACCCTTTGGAGGCAGAGGAACTCCATGGGCTACAGAAGGTCCAGGTAAACCTTCCCATCCGCAGTGTGTCTTTCAGGGATCCCACTCCAAATAAGTCCCGGATGGAGGCACTGTCCAAACTGGGCTTGAGCCGAAACCGCTCCCCGTCAGGGGATTTCTCTCTTATAATCACCCCCAATAGCAGCACAAACACCAAACCCGCTGCTGCCCCAATTCCGGTTGCCACCCCTACACCCGTTCCTACACCTACCCCTACACTGACACCCGTGAGTAAACCAGGCGTGGCCAGACAGGCAAGCCCCTTGCCACCAGTAACAGTCAACACCAACAGCTCTCACGCCAGTATCCATGACAACAAGCTTGCTTCTCCCCCGCCCGAAGTCTCGTCCAAGGACTTTAACAGCTACGGCGGGAAGACCATCGTGGTGAACCCCTCgaaggctgctgctgctgctccctcCACCAGTAGCCATGGCAGTAAGGCCCACCCAGTGACCTCTCACAGTGACTTCAACCCTTACGGGGGTAAGACTAAGGTAATGAAACCTGCTCCTGTTACCACAACCAGGGCTGATCCACCACAACCAGACATCCAGAACAGGGCCATACCTCCCCCAGCATCCACCTCAGCCAGAGTGATGCCTCCCCCAGCCTCCAACTTCACCTCAGCCAGAGTGATGCCTCCCCCAGCCTCCAACTTCACCCCAGCCAGAGTGATGCCTCCCCCTGTCTCCACCCCCACCCCAGCCAGAGAGATGCCTCCCCCAACCTCCAACTTCACCCCAGCCAGAGTGATGCCTCCCCCAGTTTTCAACTCCACCCCAGCCAGAGTGATGCCtccaccaacctccacctccatcCCAACCAAAGTAGAAACCATGCCCTACGAGGTCAACAGCTACGGGGGGAAGACCAGAATGGTCACCCCATCCCACACCACACCCTCCCCCATTACCACCCCTGACATCCTCGCACACACTCTAGTGAGGTCCCCCAGCAAAGCTTCATCCCCAGTGCCTTCTCAAGCCCCCAGACCTTTCCGCTACAGCACTCCCCCTAGCTCCAACAGGATGGTGGCGTCTCCCCCGGAGCCCCGGCCGAAGTCCGCCGTCTCCAAGCCGTCCTTCCGCTCCCAAGGGATCACTGTGCAGTTCTCTGGACGGGGAGCGACGGATGAGTCGCGCAGAGATGCGCTCCGGAAACTGGGACTGCTGAAAGACACTTTCTAA